From a single Chlorocebus sabaeus isolate Y175 chromosome X, mChlSab1.0.hap1, whole genome shotgun sequence genomic region:
- the NEXMIF gene encoding neurite extension and migration factor has translation MDNQQDKAIVASASGENTLINGVKENDSEDQDVAMKSFAALEAAAPIQPIPVAQKETLMYPRGLLPLPSKKSCMQSPPSPLGLIEAPEHAANSASVNAISLTSGIAKGLNTWSLPNECEKAPFAIVEPAGMSALNGDCLMQPSRTCLGCFMESKDAVDPEPGISLKVGDLNRDYETCAVSDIGIQCINAGENMKYGEQLLSDQLLGFPLHKSRAGDRRETEKPDIDLEDPAQKSYYEALLLDKCNTEEALLANSNQDWGYFETFISESKIELLDLCSKNELSVNLFSEEDVDNYMFDDDESTLGSDVCSLKIRYESFQDNVRDKTTLLMQEDAQFNFFPSVFTTCPKRESKSGALKQSSDFSQFKVPDVSIIWGEEDKNLDKKKGKEEGQEDKGVEKKDGKDNGEKSALNKPCSGTEVEQLKNPKQGHLANCLDTSGNFSDDSSFIEISYDSMGEIKDCSRYMARDTNSGSSSSQQNYGLRAKRKVRYSEDYLYDVDSLEGEKVNERKEWLPVGSKEEDDDEWCPKKRRKVTRKEPPVIIKYIIINRFKGEKNMLVKLGKVDASETTVNLSENQLNKYAKLAPLKGFWQKKKKQRNTNMDSIKTPFSQKQSFEPGSFEVSFLPPARKRKSKLGNRHRIQRIPSIEISASSKQISLCNDQRQASNRKEDGGLKGTLKSAPLGAPSCANGSHLNDITGPDSVKVKAQDTEFKGPERKVLNKIKFKSEARLKSKKVKAAGQESKPIVQMSPLLEDQSSKANLKNEVIPGTSNSCHLSEFREAKAAKNSTFLPTTCSSEMPLSSANVTTNIPVIPGGYLQTLLDASDLSNNTSISYFTHHSPEQNEGSLTQTEKSFVPLQPTQDCVLTSSSDSELQQSSHNFKMESSNYGNVWPNKATPGTQEFMAEVSREIAPTQSSEFGASQVVSMENNLTPTTYNPICLSSGGSNCNKVLYDSVQDTQLPSDDSYQLCHFNNGEICFPFQQGPVNMDDGRLFSFDSMAPLSVSSSNYCSLSLKSCEKDGDDDITDDFLAHCSPKLVIQQSIDEIAPLKESTDLLDISNFTPDKFRHSSLSEMSPPDTPSLSPQITRCESMKTLGTLKGFQEGVPGPLDSVEKIKWDCSTLSRQVQMEDGFTLNNHQFQFHMFNDEDSVSLLQKNPCLSTFNDPSGQISTNNKVSKSRKKSSPTKSGAMNQSSSQKNTRKKSLKGNNKGIEKPPSKNSRQVPKSTKKGKYMAAINGEKMQIGIGRGGSQTNTISSTGKTLAECIQHGGPMASMKMPSQKGLSGDWALGKESSPGWSDMSMGTNTNSLLDDDQREFQEPSYILSNIASGMADVQRFMMASIEPLWEPMEHHGDPKIFYSPESNSLKLKTLKILAGTPQESKKKINSGSPGATKNHRSIKGVSKSNGKTAIGDPGRANMPGYNEDSRSTFFDKKYSNMSTLGNNGPTHKKLYRHKSSSKALRDEKCKGKHMEREQVHKDESGTASFEKLRDSDYNLLKAETTFWVLPVFEEETCIFQKDI, from the exons ACTCAGAGGACCAGGATGTGGCAATGAAGTCATTTGCAGCTCTAGAAGCTGCTGCACCTATCCAGCCTATACCAGTGGCGCAAAAGGAGACCCTGATGTATCCCAGGGGTCTCCTGCCTCTACCCTCTAAGAAGTCCTGTATGCAGAGCCCACCCTCTCCTTTGGGCCTGATTGAAGCACCCGAACATGCTGCCAATAGTGCTTCTGTGAATGCCATCTCCCTCACATCTGGCATTGCAAAAGGCCTGAACACATGGTCACTTCCCAATGAATGTGAGAAAGCTCCATTTGCCATAGTGGAGCCTGCAGGCATGTCAGCTCTGAATGGGGACTGCCTCATGCAGCCAAGTCGGACTTGCTTAGGCTGCTTCATGGAATCCAAGGATGCAGTAGATCCTGAGCCAGGGATCAGTCTGAAAGTTGGTGATCTAAATAGGGATTATGAAACGTGTGCAGTCTCTGATATAGGGATTCAGTGTATTAATGCtggagaaaatatgaaatatggaGAGCAGCTGCTCTCAGACCAGCTCCTAGGCTTCCCCCTGCATAAATCAAGGGCAGGAGACAGACGAGAAACTGAGAAACCTGACATTGACTTGGAGGATCCAGCTCAGAAAAGCTATTATGAGGCATTACTGTTAGACAAGTGCAATACAGAAGAAGCTTTGCTTGCAAATTCCAATCAGGATTGGGGTTACTTTGAGACTTTCATTAGTGAAAGTAAGATTGAACTGCTTGACCTCTGTTCCAAGAATGAGCTGTCTGTCAACCTATTCTCTGAAGAAGATGTGGATAACTACATGTTTGATGATGATGAATCAACACTAGGCAGTGATGTCTGCTCCCTGAAAATTCGGTATGAGTCCTTTCAGGACAACGTTCGAGACAAGACTACTCTTTTGATGCAGGAAGATGCCCAATTCAACTTTTTCCCCAGCGTCTTTACTACCTGCCCCAAGCGAGAGTCTAAGAGTGGGGCCCTGAAGCAGAGCAGTGATTTTTCCCAATTCAAGGTCCCTGATGTGAGCATCATCTGGGGGGAGGAAGATAAAAACTTGGACAAGaagaaaggcaaagaggaaggacAGGAAGACAAAGGTGTAGAGAAGAAAGATGGAAAGGATAATGGAGAAAAGTCTGCCTTAAATAAACCATGCAGTGGGACTGAAGTAGAGCAACTTAAGAATCCAAAGCAGGGCCATCTTGCTAATTGCTTGGATACATCAGGGAATTTCAGTGATGATAGTTCCTTCATTGAGATCTCATATGATTCTATGGGTGAGATCAAGGACTGTAGTCGCTATATGGCTCGGGACACTAATTCTGGCAGCTCCTCCTCCCAACAGAACTATGGGCTGCGAGCCAAGAGAAAAGTCAGATACAGTGAAGATTATCTATATGATGTTGACTCACTagagggtgaaaaagtaaatgagaGGAAGGAATGGCTGCCAGTTGGTTCCAAAGAGGAAGATGATGATGAATGGTGtcccaaaaagagaagaaaagtaacCCGTAAGGAGCCCCCTGTTATTATCAAATATATCATCATTAATCGCTTTAAAGGTGAGAAGAACATGCTGGTGAAGTTGGGTAAGGTGGATGCCAGTGAGACAACAGTGAATTTGAGTGAGAATCAGCTCAACAAATATGCCAAACTGGCACCCTTGAAAGGCTTCTggcaaaagaagaagaagcagagaaaCACCAACATGGACTCCATCAAGACACCTTTTTCCCAAAAGCAAAGCTTTGAACCAGGTAGCTTTGAGGTGTCATTTCTGCCACCTGCTCGCAAACGAAAATCTAAACTTGGCAACAGGCACAGGATTCAAAGAATCCCATCCATTGAAATTTCAGCAAGTAGTAAACAGATTTCATTATGCAATGATCAGAGGCAAGCTAGTAATCGTAAAGAAGATGGAGGCCTAAAAGGTACACTGAAGTCAGCACCTCTGGGTGCCCCTAGCTGTGCAAATGGATCACATTTAAATGACATTACAGGCCCTGACTCTGTGAAAGTCAAAGCCCAAGACACAGAGTTTAAGGGGCCAGAGAGGAAAGTGCTcaacaaaatcaaatttaaaagtgAAGCTAGGTTAAAATCTAAGAAAGTCAAAGCTGCTGGGCAAGAAAGCAAACCAATTGTTCAAATGAGCCCTCTCTTGGAAGACCAATCTTCCAAGGCTAATTTGAAGAATGAAGTTATTCCTGGGACCTCAAACAGTTGCCATCTATCTGAATTTCGTGAGGCAAAGGCTGCTAAGAATTCCACTTTTCTACCAACGACCTGCTCTTCTGAAATGCCTTTATCGTCAGCTAATGTTACCACTAATATACCTGTTATCCCTGGAGGGTATCTGCAGACATTGTTAGATGCTTCTGACTTGTCAAATAACACTAGTATCTCATACTTCACCCACCATTCTCCAGAGCAAAATGAAGGCAGCCTCACTCAAACTGAAAAATCATTTGTACCCCTCCAGCCTACCCAAGACTGTGTGCTCACCTCATCCTCTGACTCTGAGCTGCAGCAGTCATCTCATAACTTCAAAATGGAATCAAGCAACTATGGAAATGTGTGGCCCAACAAGGCTACGCCTGGCACCCAGGAATTCATGGCTGAAGTCTCAAGGGAGATAGCCCCAACCCAATCCAGTGAATTtggagcctcccaagtagtctcCATGGAAAATAACCTCACACCTACAACATACAATCCAATCTGCCTCAGTAGTGGTGGCAGTAATTGCAACAAGGTCCTGTATGACTCCGTGCAAGATACCCAACTCCCATCTGATGACTCTTACCAATTATGTCACTTTAATAATGGAGAAATCTGCTTTCCTTTCCAACAGGGGCCAGTCAATATGGATGATGGTCGGCTCTTTAGCTTTGATTCAATGGCCCCACTCTCTGTCAGCTCAAGTAATTATTGCTCCTTAAGCTTGAAGTCCTGTGAAAAGGATGGCGATGATGATATCACTGATGACTTCCTGGCCCATTGCAGCCCTAAGCTGGTGATCCAGCAAAGCATTGATGAGATAGCACCACTGAAGGAGTCCACTGATCTCCTGGATATATCCAACTTCACCCCTGACAAATTCCGTCACTCTTCCCTTTCAGAGATGTCCCCACCGGACACCCCTAGTCTTTCCCCTCAAATTACCAGATGTGAGAGTATGAAGACACTAGGAACACTGAAGGGGTTCCAAGAGGGTGTCCCAGGACCATTGGACAGTGTGGAAAAAATCAAGTGGGACTGCAGTACCCTTTCACGGCAGGTCCAAATGGAGGATGGATTTACTTTAAATAACCACCAGTTTCAGTTCCATATGTTCAATGATGAGGATTCTGTCAGCCTGCTCCAAAAAAACCCTTGCCTGTCAACATTTAATGATCCATCTGGTCAAATTAGTACCAACAACAAAGTGtcaaaatcaagaaagaaaagttcaCCCACCAAGAGTGGGGCTATGAACCAAAGCTCTTCTCAGAAAAACACCAGGAAAAAATCCCTCAAAGGCAACAACAAGGGGATTGAAAAGCCACCTAGCAAAAACTCCCGCCAGGTCCCTAAGTCCACAAAGAAAGGGAAATACATGGCTGCCATCAATGGAGAGAAAATGCAAATTGGCATTGGCCGTGGGGGAAGCCAAACCAACACCATATCCTCCACTGGGAAGACATTGGCTGAATGTATCCAACATGGTGGCCCTATGGCCTCTATGAAGATGCCAAGTCAAAAGGGACTTTCTGGAGATTGGGCCTTGGGGAAGGagagcagcccaggctggagtgatatGAGCATGGGCACCAACACCAACAGCCTTCTGGATGATGACCAACGGGAGTTTCAGGAGCCTTCCTATATCTTGTCCAACATTGCCTCTGGTATGGCAGATGTGCAGAGATTCATGATGGCCTCCATAGAGCCCCTGTGGGAACCCATGGAGCACCATGGGGATCCCAAAATATTCTACTCCCCTGAGTCCAATagtctaaaattaaaaactctcaaaatattGGCTGGGACACCACAGGAGTCTAAGAAAAAGATCAACAGTGGGTCCCCAGGAGCCACTAAGAATCACAGGTCAATCAAGGGTGTGAGCAAAAGCAATGGGAAAACAGCAATAGGTGATCCTGGTCGTGCAAACATGCCTGGTTATAACGAGGACTCTCGCTCTACCTTCTttgataaaaagtatagtaacATGAGCACTTTAGGCAATAACGGACCGACACACAAAAAGCTATATCGTCACAAATCCAGCTCCAAGGCCCTGAGAGATGAGAAATGTAAGGGAAAGCACATGGAGCGAGAACAGGTCCACAAGGATGAGTCTGGGACagcttcttttgaaaaactgAG GGATTCCGACTACAATCTCCTAAAAGCAGAAACAACCTTTTGGGTTTTACCTGTGTTTGAAGAAGAGACTTGCATTTTCCAGAAAGACATTtga